One segment of Methanosarcinales archaeon DNA contains the following:
- a CDS encoding type I restriction endonuclease subunit R translates to MTTNKITESDIEKFAIELLEKQGYRYIYAPDIAPDSNTPERNRFEDVILVERLRKAVGRINPKIPADVREDAIKQIQRLNSPELIANNEAFHRMLTEGIKVSYQKDGADRGDLVWLVDFNNPENNEFLVNNQFTVVENNVNKRPDIILFVNGLPLVVIELKNPADENATVRSAFRQFQTYKQAIPGMFAYNGFMVISDGLEAKSGSLSAGFSRFMAWKSSDGKVEASPLIGQLETLIKGMLNKTTLLDLIRHFIVFEKSKKEDKDTGIITIQTVKKLATYHQYYAVNRAVESTLRASGYSSAEDWQIFGLHYDPPESYDLPGVKKQPFGDRKGGVVWHTQGSGKSLSMVFYTGKIVLVMDNPTVVMITDRNDLDDQLFDTFAASKQLLRQEPIQAENRDHLKELLNVASGGVVFTTIQKFQPEEGNVFPKLSDRKNIIVIADEAHRTQYGFKAKTIDIKDEKGNVIGKRIVYGFAKYTRDALPNATYLGFTGTPIEKTDVNTPAVFGNYVDIYDIAQAVEDGATVKIYYESRLAKITLSKEGKKLVAELDEELEKADLADTQKAKAKWTQLEALIGSEDRMRQISQDIVTHFELRQEVFEGKGMIVAMSRRIAADLYDEIIKIRPQWHNDDLKKGEIKIVMTSASSDGAKISKHHTTKDQRRTLAERMKDPEDELKLVIVRDMWLTGFDVPSLHTMYIDKPMKGHTLIQAISRVNRVYKDKPGGLVVDYLGIASDLKEALSFY, encoded by the coding sequence ATGACGACGAATAAGATCACCGAATCCGACATCGAAAAATTCGCCATCGAACTCCTCGAAAAACAGGGATACAGGTACATCTATGCTCCCGACATTGCCCCGGATAGCAACACACCGGAACGGAACCGATTTGAAGATGTCATCCTCGTAGAGCGCCTGCGAAAAGCTGTCGGCCGAATTAACCCAAAGATTCCTGCTGATGTGAGAGAAGATGCCATCAAGCAGATACAGCGCCTCAATTCTCCTGAACTTATCGCTAACAACGAGGCGTTTCACAGGATGCTTACCGAAGGCATAAAGGTGAGTTATCAGAAAGACGGAGCCGACAGGGGCGATCTTGTCTGGCTTGTAGATTTTAACAATCCAGAAAACAACGAATTTCTTGTCAACAATCAATTCACTGTTGTAGAAAATAATGTTAACAAACGCCCAGACATCATTCTTTTTGTTAACGGTCTGCCTCTGGTGGTTATCGAACTAAAAAACCCTGCTGACGAGAACGCAACCGTAAGGTCGGCCTTCAGACAGTTCCAGACCTATAAACAGGCAATCCCCGGCATGTTTGCCTATAATGGTTTCATGGTCATCTCTGATGGTCTTGAGGCAAAATCAGGTTCTCTTTCCGCAGGTTTTAGCCGCTTTATGGCATGGAAAAGCTCAGACGGAAAGGTTGAAGCCTCGCCTTTAATTGGTCAGTTGGAAACTCTCATTAAAGGGATGCTGAATAAAACAACTCTCTTAGACCTTATCCGCCATTTCATTGTATTTGAAAAATCGAAAAAAGAAGACAAAGACACTGGCATTATTACTATTCAAACCGTAAAGAAGCTCGCTACCTATCATCAATACTATGCTGTTAACCGTGCGGTAGAATCCACACTCAGGGCATCGGGTTATTCTTCGGCAGAAGATTGGCAAATTTTCGGTCTACATTATGACCCTCCTGAAAGTTATGACTTGCCAGGGGTGAAAAAACAACCCTTTGGAGACCGAAAAGGGGGCGTGGTCTGGCACACGCAGGGAAGCGGTAAGTCCCTTTCCATGGTTTTTTACACAGGCAAAATCGTCCTGGTAATGGACAACCCTACAGTAGTGATGATCACTGACCGCAACGATTTAGACGACCAGCTTTTTGATACTTTTGCAGCTTCAAAGCAACTGCTCAGGCAGGAACCTATCCAGGCAGAAAACAGAGACCATTTAAAAGAACTACTAAACGTCGCATCGGGCGGCGTAGTGTTTACCACCATCCAGAAGTTCCAGCCCGAAGAAGGAAACGTTTTCCCGAAACTATCAGACCGGAAAAACATCATTGTGATAGCTGATGAAGCGCACCGGACACAATACGGCTTCAAGGCAAAAACCATTGATATCAAAGATGAAAAGGGAAACGTAATTGGTAAAAGAATCGTTTACGGTTTTGCGAAATACACACGCGACGCCCTGCCCAATGCCACATATCTGGGTTTCACCGGTACGCCGATAGAAAAAACTGACGTGAACACGCCTGCTGTTTTCGGCAATTATGTTGATATTTATGATATAGCCCAGGCTGTTGAGGATGGCGCCACGGTAAAGATCTATTATGAGAGCAGGTTGGCAAAAATAACTCTCAGTAAGGAAGGTAAAAAACTGGTTGCAGAACTGGATGAAGAACTGGAAAAAGCAGACCTTGCAGATACCCAGAAAGCCAAAGCGAAATGGACACAACTGGAAGCCTTGATTGGTAGCGAAGACCGAATGAGGCAGATTTCACAGGATATTGTAACTCATTTCGAACTACGACAGGAAGTGTTTGAAGGTAAGGGAATGATTGTTGCCATGTCCCGAAGGATAGCCGCCGATCTATATGATGAGATAATTAAGATCAGGCCGCAGTGGCATAATGATGACCTTAAGAAAGGCGAGATCAAGATTGTGATGACTTCCGCATCTTCTGACGGAGCCAAAATATCAAAACATCATACCACAAAAGATCAGAGAAGAACTCTGGCAGAACGGATGAAAGACCCGGAAGACGAATTGAAACTGGTCATTGTTCGGGATATGTGGCTCACTGGTTTTGATGTGCCCTCTCTGCATACGATGTACATTGACAAGCCAATGAAAGGCCATACTCTTA
- a CDS encoding type II toxin-antitoxin system VapC family toxin → MKAFLDTSSLIKLYHTEVGSDFVMNAISQDIREIFLSELAILEFRSALWKKMREKEIKENTAIEVIKCFQNDGDNFHWIMLQSDIVESASYLLMKYGNRGLRTLDSLQLAAALTLRDEECVFLTSDKLLQTFFKEEQLNIL, encoded by the coding sequence TTCTCTCATTAAGCTATACCACACGGAGGTAGGGTCTGATTTTGTAATGAATGCTATTTCCCAGGATATCAGAGAAATTTTCCTTTCAGAGCTTGCAATTTTGGAATTCCGTTCTGCCTTATGGAAGAAAATGAGAGAAAAGGAGATCAAGGAAAATACCGCCATCGAAGTTATCAAATGTTTTCAAAATGATGGTGATAATTTTCATTGGATAATGCTGCAATCTGATATTGTCGAATCAGCTTCATACTTGTTGATGAAATATGGCAATCGTGGTTTGAGGACCCTGGATTCACTTCAATTAGCAGCAGCCTTAACTTTGAGGGATGAGGAATGTGTTTTTCTTACCTCAGATAAGTTATTGCAGACTTTTTTTAAAGAGGAACAACTTAACATTTTGTAA